In Solanum lycopersicum chromosome 5, SLM_r2.1, the following are encoded in one genomic region:
- the LOC101268106 gene encoding putative late blight resistance protein homolog R1A-3 yields the protein MERGKENEGQTKREDNKSLVSSVVLREDIVNLVDFTERLNSWRVQTSLDMDKIRMLTFVSLFCHLYYSFFSESCNDEMCCISNEIHDFVHSLMLHPSGEDMLDRIKYHGLMKNITSYISSHSYSEPTMTEDRLVEILDAILMFLQHLHKCSKLIFPSITTPFELLQNVFGNLRDFCRLKVNEFLHEYKAIVYVLPLQLMVERVVNFCFTLLYSQLAIFDELDVSLVKSNLANLLVEVIPVSLEVMHLCCTNLEGSKSEEVGHFIKQLLETSPDILRESLIHLQERMLNTLTPSASTCNIHVMIEFLLIILTDALKDVIRHDKLLVLLARVIQLTKEVFVLFGNLEKSMNEANLNLMENIELLKEDLKNDFLKECADSSQLRFPMSDGPLFMTLLLTNLNDLVNSNAYPVYLIKEEIGRVKEDLEIIRSLFGYVEQELHKDLWAHVLDVSYEAQNAFNSILARDHGLLQLIFILPDTVEKIKLVKKEVQEKIPKSSGIIVANAPNKPVERNSSSTVGKIIVGFEEETEWIIRKLTSGSAEIDVISIVGMPGLGKTTLAYIVYNHKSIVDHFDVCAWCTVDQEHNEKKLLQNIFNQVIGLKEQSNEDHDIDDDVADKLRKRLCGKRYLIVLDDMWDTETLDELMRPFPEFHKGSRVILTSRKKEVALHGKCHSDPLYLRLLRSEESWELLEKRVFGEEGCPDELKDVGKKIARKCDGLPLVVDLISGVISRNEKKEAFWLDILNNLSSFIFKDEKEVEKVIQLSYDHLSDHVKPCLISLSTYPKDKDIRISELKKLWISQGFVDQIEMRSAEEVVDELISSSLVIPFDNSIYKIHDLVHDFCYIKGRKENLFHFIEGSKALSSDLMPRGIIIHSNRHVFPLDDSFVVFDREKKNPYVKHLLYLKVYDNCLSYKSHLNHFRLLKSLDLDCRKLKYTLLNEIGMLLHLKYLSIQTEASTLPLSFSNLCNLESLMVNNVERTCMLLSRWFWSLTKLRDVWMKCCADPFDPTALDEDSRLENLTSLHDLYLPGSEDTEDIIFKRFPKLRNLRVYINTQIPENTCFPRLDVLNELEQLLLFVSARNPFPEYTHGFPLSLKKLKLGGLTLTSDTLSRLPNLEKLSLEQVIIDEGKEWNMENVIFQNLKSLKLVELSFSEWKVDAEKSFPVLEKLFIDSCDKLMEIPDSCGDIASLHLIKVLHCPQLKKSISKIKKYVEEMTGEDKLKAYFFLWRLS from the exons GTTGTAATGACGAAATGTGTTGCATATCAAATGAGATTCATGATTTTGTTCATTCACTCATGCTTCATCCAAGTGGAGAAGACATGCTGGATAGAATAAAGTATCATGGCCTCATGAAGAATATCACAAGTTATATTAGCTCACATAGCTATTCTGAACCAACCATGACCGAGGATCGTTTGGTTGAAATTTTAGATGCCATCCTCATGTTTCTACAACATCTACACAAGTGCTCTAAGTTGATTTTCCCATCAATAACGACTCCATTTGAGCTTCTTCAGAATGTATTTGGCAATTTAAGAGATTTCTGTAGGTTGAAAGTAAATGAGTTCCTTCATGAGTATAAGGCAATCGTATATGTCTTACCTCTTCAACTTATGGTGGAGAGAGTAGTAAACTTCTGTTTTACTCTTTTGTATAGTCAACTGGCCATATTCGATGAACTTGATGTCTCTCTAGTTAAATCCAATCTAGCTAATCTACTTGTGGAGGTTATTCCTGTTTCACTGGAGGTTATGCACCTATGTTGTACAAATTTGGAAGGTTCAAAGTCGGAAGAAGTTGGACATTTCATCAAGCAGCTCCTAGAAACCTCTCCGGACATTCTTAGAGAATCTCTGATTCATCTACAAGAGCGCATGCTTAATACTCTTACTCCTAGCGCTTCTACGTGTAACATTCATGTCATGATAGAGTTCCTACTGATTATTCTTACTGATGCACTCAAGGATGTTATTCGTCATGACAAATTGCTTGTTCTCTTGGCACGTGTTATACAACTTACCAAGGAGGTATTCGTTCTTTTTGGCAACTTAGAAAAGAGTATGAATGAAGCAAATCTAAATTTGATGGAAAATATTGAACTCCTCAAGGAAGATCTCAAGAATGATTTCTTAAAAGAATGTGCAGACTCGTCTCAGCTCCGCTTCCCCATGAGTGATGGACCGCTCTTCATGACTCTTCTACTCACAAACTTAAATGACTTGGTCAATTCCAATGCTTATCCAGTTTATTTGATAAAAGAAGAAATCGGGCGGGTGAAAGAAGACCTGGAAATCATAAGATCGTTGTTCGGGTATGTTGAGCAAGAGTTGCATAAAGATCTTTGGGCTCATGTTCTGGATGTGTCATATGAGGCGCAAAATGCCTTTAACTCAATTCTTGCGCGAGATCATGGTCTATTGCAGCTTATCTTCATACTTCCTGATACTGTAGAAAAGATCAAGCTTGTCAAAAAAGAGGTACAAGAAAAGATCCCCAAGAGCAGCGGTATAATTGTTGCAAACGCTCCTAACAAGCCGGTTGAAAGAAACTCATCGAGTACAGTTGGCAAAATAATTGTAGGTTTTGAGGAGGAGACAGAGTGGATAATTAGGAAGCTCACCAGCGGATCAGCTGAGATAGATGTCATTTCCATAGTCGGCATGCCTGGGCTTGGAAAAACTACTTTGGCTTACATAGTGTATAATCATAAGTCCATTGTTGATCATTTCGATGTTTGTGCTTGGTGCACAGTCGACCAGGAACATAATGAGAAAAAGTTGTTGCAGAATATTTTCAATCAAGTTATTGGTTTGAAAGAACAATCCAATGAGGATCATGACATAGATGATGACGTTGCTGATAAGCTGCGGAAACGACTATGTGGAAAACGGTACCTTATTGTCTTGGATGACATGTGGGATACTGAGACATTGGATGAGCTAATGAGACCTTTTCCTGAATTTCATAAAGGAAGCAGAGTGATTTTAACAAGTCGGAAAAAGGAAGTTGCTTTGCATGGAAAATGCCACAGTGATCCTCTTTATCTTCGATTGCTAAGATCAGAAGAAAGTTGGGAGTTATTAGAGAAAAGGGTATTCGGAGAAGAAGGTTGCCCTGATGAACTAAAGGATGTCGGAAAAAAGATAGCTCGTAAGTGTGATGGTCTTCCTTTAGTAGTTGATCTAATCAGTGGAGTCATTTCAAGGAATGAAAAGAAAGAGGCTTTCTGGCTTGATATTCTGAATAATTTGAGTTCCTTTATTTTTAAGGATGAAAAAGAAGTTGAGAAGGTTATACAAttaagttatgaccatttgtcAGATCACGTAAAGCCGTGTTTGATTAGCCTTTCAACTTATCCAAAGGACAAAGATATAAGGATCTCTGAGTTGAAAAAATTGTGGATTTCTCAAGGATTTGTGGATCAGATTGAGATGAGAAGTGCAGAAGAAGTAGTGGATGAGTTAATCTCGAGTAGTTTGGTGATACCTTTTGATAATTCTATTTACAAAATTCATGATCTTGTGCATGACTTTTGTTATATAAAAGGTAGAAAGGAAAACTTGTTTCACTTCATAGAAGGTTCAAAAGCTCTGTCTTCGGATCTTATGCCACGTGGAATCATCATTCATTCTAATAGACATGTATTTCCTCTCGATGACAGTTTTGTGGTGTTTGATCGTGAAAAGAAGAATCCTTATGTTAAACACCTCCTCTATCTGAAGGTGTATGATAATTGTCTTTCCTACAAGAGTCACCTAAACCACTTTAGGCTTCTCAAAAGTTTGGATTTGGATTGcagaaaattgaaatatacttTGCTGAATGAAATTGGTATGCTCCttcatttgaagtacttaagcatTCAGACTGAGGCTAGCACTCTCCCTCTGTCATTTTCAAACCTCTGCAATCTAGAATCTCTGATGGTGAATAACGTGGAGAGAACATGCATGTTACTATCGCGTTGGTTTTGGAGTCTAACAAAGCTACGAGATGTATGGATGAAGTGTTGTGCTGATCCCTTTGATCCAACTGCTTTAGATGAGGACTCAAGGTTAGAAAATTTGACATCATTACATGATCTCTACCTTCCCGGTTCAGAAGACACGGAggatattattttcaaaaggtTTCCTAAACTTCGAAACCTTAGAGTCTATATCAATACACAAATACCAGAGAATACGTGTTTTCCAAGATTGGATGTGCTTAATGAACTTGAACAACTCCTTTTATTTGTTTCTGCTCGGAATCCATTCCCTGAATATACACATGGCTTCCCTTTGAGCTTGAAGAAACTGAAGTTGGGAGGGCTCACTCTGACATCCGATACACTTTCAAGACTACCCAACCTTGAAAAACTAAGTCTAGAACAGGTAATCATCGACGAGGGCAAAGAATGGAACATGGAAAATGTCATTTTCCAGAATCTCAAATCTCTAAAATTGGTAGAATTGTCATTTTCTGAATGGAAGGTTGATGCAGAGAAATCCTTTCCCGTGCTCGAGAAACTATTTATAGATTCATGTGATAAGCTTATGGAAATCCCAGACAGTTGTGGAGATATTGCGTCATTACATCTTATCAAAGTATTGCACTGCCCTCAGCTTAAAAAGTCGATTtccaaaattaagaaatatgtTGAAGAAATGACCGGAGAAGACAAGCTTAAGGCATACTTCTTTTTGTGGAG ATTGAGCTAG